A genomic stretch from Aminobacter aminovorans includes:
- a CDS encoding argininosuccinate synthase, with translation MSKWKDVKKVVLAYSGGLDTSIILKWLQTELNAEVVTFTADLGQGEELEPARKKAEMLGIKEIFIEDVREEFVRDFVFPMFRANAVYEGVYLLGTSIARPLISKHLVDIARKTGADAIAHGATGKGNDQVRFELSAYALNPDIKIIAPWRDWSFKSRTDLLDFAEKHQIPVAKDKKGEAPFSVDANLLHSSSEGKVLEDPAVEAPEYVHMRTISPEAAPDKATVIKIGFEQGDAVSINGERLSPATLLAKLNDYGRDNGIGRLDLVENRFVGMKSRGVYETPGGTILLSAHRAIESITLDRGAAHLKDELMPRYAELIYYGFWFSPERQMLQAAIDLSQKDVEGEVTLKLYKGNVMVIGRESAKSLYSDKLVTFEDDQGAYDQKDAAGFIKLNALRLRTLAARNR, from the coding sequence ATGTCCAAGTGGAAAGACGTCAAGAAGGTCGTGCTCGCCTATTCCGGCGGTCTCGACACCTCCATCATCCTGAAGTGGCTGCAGACCGAGCTCAATGCAGAGGTCGTCACCTTTACCGCTGATCTCGGCCAAGGCGAGGAACTCGAGCCGGCACGCAAGAAGGCGGAGATGCTTGGCATCAAGGAGATCTTCATCGAGGACGTGCGCGAGGAATTCGTCCGCGACTTCGTCTTCCCGATGTTCCGCGCCAATGCCGTCTATGAAGGCGTCTACCTGCTCGGCACCTCGATCGCCCGTCCGCTGATCTCCAAGCATCTCGTCGACATCGCCCGCAAGACCGGCGCCGACGCCATCGCCCACGGCGCCACCGGCAAGGGCAACGACCAGGTCCGTTTCGAACTGTCGGCCTATGCGCTGAACCCCGACATCAAGATCATCGCGCCGTGGCGCGACTGGTCGTTCAAGAGCCGCACCGACCTGCTCGACTTCGCCGAAAAGCATCAGATCCCGGTCGCCAAGGACAAGAAGGGCGAGGCCCCCTTCTCGGTCGACGCCAACCTGCTGCATTCGTCCTCCGAGGGCAAGGTGCTGGAAGACCCGGCCGTCGAGGCGCCCGAATACGTCCACATGCGCACCATTTCGCCCGAAGCGGCGCCTGACAAGGCGACGGTCATCAAGATCGGCTTCGAACAGGGTGATGCCGTCTCGATCAATGGCGAGCGGCTGTCGCCCGCGACCTTGCTGGCCAAGCTCAACGACTATGGCCGCGACAACGGCATCGGTCGCCTCGACCTTGTCGAGAACCGCTTCGTCGGCATGAAGAGCCGAGGCGTCTACGAGACCCCCGGCGGCACGATCCTGCTTTCGGCGCATCGCGCCATCGAGTCGATTACGCTCGACCGTGGTGCTGCGCACCTCAAGGACGAGCTGATGCCGCGCTATGCCGAGCTGATCTATTACGGCTTCTGGTTCTCGCCCGAACGCCAAATGCTGCAGGCGGCGATCGACCTCAGCCAGAAGGACGTCGAGGGCGAGGTCACCCTCAAGCTCTACAAGGGCAATGTCATGGTTATCGGCCGTGAGAGCGCGAAGTCACTGTATTCCGACAAGCTGGTTACCTTCGAGGACGACCAGGGCGCCTATGACCAGAAGGACGCCGCCGGCTTCATCAAGCTCAATGCCCTGCGTCTGCGCACGCTGGCTGCGCGCAATCGGTGA
- a CDS encoding lytic murein transglycosylase: protein MALFAKVKTFAAASAMLAAMAGGAYAAECGNNAGGFEAWKAAFADQAAANGIKGNALSALAKTTYATKTIYADRNQKSFKLSLDQFMAKRGGKAIASKGKTIKKQNAALFQSIEARYGVPAGPLIAIWGMETGFGGFLGNQHTLSAVATLAYDCRRSEYFTDQLYAALKLVQNGTLAPNAIGAAHGEIGQTQFLPVNVLKYGADGDGNGKIDMVRSKADALASTANFLRGHGWSAGGGYQPGQANFGALQGWNAASVYQQAIAIIGAEIDGN, encoded by the coding sequence ATGGCATTATTTGCCAAGGTGAAGACTTTTGCTGCAGCCTCCGCCATGCTGGCGGCTATGGCTGGCGGCGCATATGCGGCGGAGTGCGGCAACAACGCGGGTGGCTTCGAAGCATGGAAGGCAGCCTTTGCCGACCAGGCGGCGGCGAACGGCATCAAGGGTAACGCGCTCAGCGCCCTTGCCAAGACGACCTACGCCACCAAGACCATTTACGCCGATCGCAACCAGAAGAGCTTCAAGCTCTCGCTCGACCAGTTCATGGCCAAGCGCGGCGGCAAGGCGATTGCCTCCAAGGGCAAGACCATCAAGAAGCAGAACGCGGCGCTGTTCCAGAGCATCGAAGCCCGCTATGGCGTTCCGGCCGGCCCGCTGATCGCGATCTGGGGCATGGAAACCGGCTTCGGCGGCTTCCTGGGCAACCAGCACACGCTTTCGGCCGTCGCCACCCTGGCCTATGACTGCCGCCGTTCGGAATATTTCACCGACCAGCTCTACGCGGCGCTCAAGCTCGTCCAGAACGGCACACTGGCGCCCAACGCTATCGGCGCTGCCCATGGCGAAATCGGCCAGACGCAGTTCCTGCCGGTCAACGTACTGAAATACGGCGCCGACGGCGACGGCAACGGCAAGATCGACATGGTCCGCTCCAAGGCCGACGCGCTTGCCTCGACCGCCAACTTCCTGCGCGGCCACGGCTGGAGCGCCGGCGGCGGCTATCAGCCCGGCCAGGCCAATTTCGGCGCGCTGCAGGGCTGGAACGCAGCCAGCGTCTACCAGCAGGCGATCGCCATCATCGGCGCGGAAATCGACGGCAACTGA
- a CDS encoding flavin monoamine oxidase family protein, which translates to MEDVDVVIVGAGSAGLSAAKVLRRAGLSFKVLEAMDRIGGRAWTSNRHFGVPFDIGCAWLHAADRNPYFPEAQASGWTMHHHDMNVDHLYYRNRKASEAEEAAVKAADAAMTVLLEGHNNADDRLGALLAKGRSSRAAATFCGPMDFGADEDEISIADFRNAADLDPNFFTREGFGTLVARFGADVPVELATPVRRIDWDGAGVSCHTDRGVLRANAVIVTASPAVLAFEEIAFSPALPENYVTALFDLPMGMLTKLPVEIRGSRLGLKPFDDLLVERAARHDIYFLSFPFDLDLMVGFVGGDFAWELSAAGEAAGVDFATDRLCEIFGNDTRKHVGRAMMTNWGAERYVRGAYAAARPGRSKARSILMQPLHERIFFAGEHLAGPLIQTCGGARLSGEAVARDVVSQLAVH; encoded by the coding sequence ATGGAAGATGTCGATGTTGTGATCGTCGGTGCCGGGTCCGCGGGCCTGTCGGCGGCAAAAGTGCTGCGCCGGGCAGGGCTTAGCTTCAAAGTGCTGGAAGCCATGGATCGCATAGGCGGACGCGCCTGGACCAGCAATAGACACTTCGGTGTGCCCTTCGACATCGGCTGCGCCTGGCTTCATGCTGCCGACCGCAACCCCTATTTCCCTGAAGCGCAGGCCTCCGGCTGGACGATGCATCATCACGACATGAACGTCGACCACCTCTATTATCGCAACCGCAAGGCGAGTGAAGCGGAGGAGGCGGCGGTCAAAGCGGCCGATGCCGCCATGACCGTTCTTCTCGAAGGCCACAACAACGCCGATGACCGGCTTGGCGCGCTGCTGGCCAAGGGACGCTCGTCGCGCGCGGCGGCCACCTTCTGCGGGCCGATGGATTTCGGCGCTGATGAAGACGAGATCTCGATTGCCGACTTCAGGAACGCCGCCGATCTCGATCCCAACTTTTTCACAAGGGAGGGTTTTGGCACGCTCGTTGCCCGTTTCGGCGCCGACGTGCCGGTCGAGCTTGCCACGCCGGTGCGCCGGATCGACTGGGATGGGGCTGGCGTCAGCTGCCACACCGATCGCGGTGTGCTGCGTGCCAACGCGGTGATCGTGACGGCCTCGCCGGCGGTGCTGGCCTTCGAGGAGATCGCCTTTTCGCCTGCGTTGCCGGAAAACTACGTGACGGCCCTTTTCGACCTGCCGATGGGCATGCTGACCAAGCTGCCGGTCGAAATCAGGGGCAGCCGGCTCGGGCTCAAGCCTTTCGACGACCTGCTCGTGGAACGCGCCGCGCGCCACGACATCTATTTTCTCAGCTTTCCCTTCGATCTCGACCTGATGGTCGGCTTCGTCGGCGGCGATTTCGCCTGGGAGCTGTCGGCCGCTGGCGAGGCGGCAGGCGTCGATTTCGCCACCGACAGGCTGTGCGAGATCTTCGGCAACGACACGCGCAAGCATGTCGGCCGCGCGATGATGACCAATTGGGGCGCCGAACGCTACGTCAGGGGTGCCTATGCCGCGGCCCGACCCGGCCGTTCCAAGGCGCGGTCGATACTGATGCAGCCGCTTCACGAGCGCATCTTCTTTGCCGGCGAGCATCTTGCCGGCCCGCTGATCCAGACCTGCGGCGGTGCCCGGCTATCAGGCGAAGCGGTAGCGCGAGATGTCGTTTCTCAGTTGGCGGTCCACTGA
- a CDS encoding DUF1236 domain-containing protein: MKTKLLLPAVAGALLAMSGPSFADVAVQAATDLNVRAGPGPQYPVIGVIGAGQATTLRGCLESSKWCSVADSGGDGWVYSDYLVGDFGGQEIVLSARPADSGVVVVDPPAAGGAGDVVIDGTTGAIVAGEAMPAIEPPGAVRTYVTDHRIEPVYLDGEVVVGAGLPDTVELTEIPDYEYRYVYVNGQPVLVEPSTRRVVYVVR, from the coding sequence ATGAAAACCAAACTGTTGTTGCCCGCCGTCGCGGGCGCGCTTCTTGCCATGTCAGGCCCGTCCTTTGCCGACGTTGCCGTGCAGGCGGCGACAGATCTCAACGTCCGCGCCGGTCCGGGGCCACAATATCCGGTCATCGGGGTCATCGGCGCAGGACAGGCCACCACTCTGCGCGGCTGCCTCGAAAGCAGCAAATGGTGCAGCGTCGCCGATTCCGGCGGCGATGGCTGGGTCTATTCGGATTATCTCGTCGGCGATTTTGGCGGCCAGGAGATCGTGCTTTCGGCGCGCCCGGCCGATTCTGGCGTGGTGGTCGTTGATCCGCCGGCCGCCGGTGGTGCCGGTGACGTCGTCATCGACGGCACGACGGGCGCGATCGTCGCCGGCGAAGCCATGCCGGCCATCGAGCCGCCCGGCGCGGTGCGCACCTATGTGACCGATCACCGGATCGAGCCCGTGTATCTCGACGGCGAAGTCGTCGTCGGCGCGGGGCTGCCTGACACCGTAGAACTGACGGAAATCCCCGACTACGAGTATCGCTATGTCTATGTGAACGGCCAGCCGGTGTTGGTCGAACCGTCGACGCGGCGCGTGGTCTACGTGGTCCGTTAG
- a CDS encoding putative bifunctional diguanylate cyclase/phosphodiesterase → MTPTADASPLAGFAENIEFALVVIDASRNISFVNKSAERMFGYDRAELVGETLDLIIPARLRGAHNAGIARVASGTPSKLSGKTVEVSALRRDGSEFPIELSLSVWQGPNGVSMGGIIRDISERRQRDMRLHRLAHQDTLTGLPNRFQFDMHLEDALSKGEATGLLLVDLDGFKKVNDTLGHATGDTLLQALAVRLPAALDGNAMVARLGSDEFAVLLRGIDKPATVAAAANSLLHSFEQPFEIGDHLLKLGVSIGGAVAPRDGGDPEELMASADLALYRARQQGSSYRIFEPGMRNAVAVRRALQDELLRAIGAREFVLQYQPQVCLESGKVLGAEALLRWKHPSRGLLAPADFLAVLETHSGALTVGNWILDEACRQSAAWRASGFAPITMAVNLFAVQVNAGTLAETVTSTLSRHGLPANALELEVTETIALDYEERTLAPFRKLGKAGVGLAFDDFGTGHAALSTIKRFPLTALKVDRSFIRDMLRDPQDAAIVRAVLGMARDMGLSVVAEGIETRAQEAALYAMGCRVGQGYLYSKALPAAEFEQLLKRAEHVSDKAPAIRF, encoded by the coding sequence ATGACCCCGACCGCAGATGCCTCGCCGCTCGCCGGCTTTGCCGAGAATATCGAATTCGCGCTGGTGGTCATCGATGCCAGCCGCAACATTTCCTTCGTCAACAAGTCGGCCGAGCGCATGTTCGGCTACGACAGGGCGGAGCTCGTCGGCGAAACCCTCGACCTGATCATTCCCGCAAGGCTGCGCGGCGCCCATAATGCCGGCATCGCGCGCGTCGCCTCGGGCACCCCATCCAAGCTGAGCGGCAAGACCGTCGAAGTCTCGGCATTGCGGCGCGACGGCAGCGAGTTTCCCATCGAACTGTCGCTTTCGGTCTGGCAGGGCCCCAACGGCGTTTCCATGGGCGGCATCATCCGCGACATCTCCGAACGCAGGCAGCGCGACATGCGGCTGCATCGGCTGGCGCATCAGGACACGCTGACCGGCCTGCCCAACCGCTTCCAATTCGACATGCATCTCGAGGATGCACTTTCGAAAGGCGAGGCGACAGGGCTTCTGCTTGTCGACCTCGACGGCTTCAAGAAGGTCAACGACACGCTCGGCCACGCCACCGGCGACACGCTGCTCCAGGCGCTGGCCGTGCGTCTGCCCGCAGCACTTGACGGCAATGCCATGGTGGCCAGGCTCGGCAGCGACGAATTTGCGGTGCTGCTGCGCGGCATCGACAAGCCTGCGACGGTTGCAGCTGCCGCAAACAGCCTGCTGCATTCCTTCGAACAGCCTTTCGAGATCGGCGACCATTTGCTCAAGCTCGGTGTCAGCATCGGCGGCGCAGTTGCACCCCGCGATGGTGGCGACCCAGAGGAACTGATGGCCAGCGCCGACCTGGCGCTTTACCGCGCACGCCAGCAGGGCAGCAGCTATCGTATATTCGAACCGGGCATGCGCAATGCTGTGGCGGTCCGGCGTGCGCTGCAGGACGAACTGCTACGCGCCATCGGCGCTCGGGAATTCGTCCTGCAATACCAGCCGCAGGTCTGTCTGGAGAGTGGCAAGGTGCTGGGCGCCGAGGCGCTGCTGCGGTGGAAGCATCCGTCGCGCGGGCTGCTTGCACCCGCCGACTTCCTCGCCGTGCTCGAAACGCATTCCGGCGCGCTGACGGTGGGCAACTGGATCCTCGATGAAGCGTGCCGGCAGTCGGCCGCGTGGCGGGCTTCAGGCTTTGCCCCCATCACCATGGCCGTCAATCTGTTTGCCGTGCAGGTCAATGCCGGCACCCTCGCCGAAACCGTGACGTCTACGCTGTCGCGTCATGGCCTGCCCGCCAACGCGCTGGAACTGGAAGTCACCGAAACCATCGCACTCGACTATGAGGAGCGCACGCTGGCGCCGTTTCGCAAACTCGGCAAGGCAGGCGTCGGCCTCGCCTTCGACGATTTCGGCACTGGACACGCAGCCCTCAGCACAATCAAGCGCTTTCCCCTTACAGCGCTCAAGGTCGACCGCAGTTTCATCCGCGACATGCTGCGCGACCCGCAGGACGCCGCGATCGTGCGCGCGGTGCTCGGCATGGCTCGGGACATGGGACTGTCGGTCGTCGCCGAGGGCATTGAGACGCGGGCACAGGAGGCGGCACTTTACGCCATGGGCTGCCGCGTCGGCCAAGGCTATCTCTACTCCAAGGCACTGCCGGCGGCAGAGTTCGAGCAGTTGTTGAAGCGGGCCGAACATGTTTCCGACAAGGCGCCGGCAATACGGTTCTAG
- the ffh gene encoding signal recognition particle protein — translation MFESLQERLGSILNGLTGRGALSEADVSAALREVRLALLEADVALEVVRGFTDRVREKAVGAAVLKSIKPGQMVVKIVHDELVEMLGSEGVAIDLNAPAPVVIMMVGLQGSGKTTTSAKIAKRLTERQGKKVLMASLDTRRPAAQEQLRQLGEQTKVATLPVIAGQSPVDIAKRAVQAAKLGGHDVVILDTAGRTHIDEPLMVEMADIRKVSDPHEILLVADSLTGQDAVNLAKNFDDRVGITGLVLTRMDGDGRGGAALSMRAVTGKPIKLIGVGEKMDALEEFYPKRIADRILGMGDIVSLVEKAAENIDAEKAAAMAKKMQSGKFDLNDLADQLGQMQKMGGMGGIMGMMPGMGKMKDQMAAAGLDDKMFGRQLAIISSMTKAERANPDVLKHSRKKRIAAGSGTDAAEINKLLKMHRQMADMMKAMGGKGKGGGLMRGMMGGLASKMGLGGMMPGGGMPDLSKMDPKQLEALQKQAEAAGLGGGLKGLPGGMPGMGGGFPGLPGGMKLPGLGGGLPGLGKKK, via the coding sequence ATGTTTGAATCGCTGCAAGAGCGGCTTGGATCGATCCTGAACGGCCTTACTGGCCGTGGCGCACTGTCGGAGGCCGATGTCTCGGCAGCCCTGCGCGAGGTTCGCCTTGCCTTGCTCGAAGCCGACGTTGCACTGGAAGTCGTCCGCGGCTTTACCGACCGGGTGCGCGAGAAGGCTGTCGGTGCCGCCGTCCTGAAGTCGATCAAGCCCGGGCAGATGGTCGTCAAGATCGTCCATGACGAGCTTGTCGAGATGCTCGGCTCCGAAGGCGTCGCCATCGATCTCAATGCACCCGCGCCGGTCGTCATCATGATGGTCGGCCTGCAGGGTTCAGGCAAGACCACCACCTCGGCCAAGATCGCCAAGCGTCTCACCGAACGCCAGGGCAAGAAGGTCCTGATGGCCTCGCTCGACACGCGCCGTCCGGCCGCACAAGAGCAGCTGCGGCAGCTCGGCGAGCAGACCAAGGTCGCCACCCTCCCCGTCATCGCCGGCCAGTCGCCGGTCGACATCGCCAAGCGCGCCGTCCAGGCGGCCAAGCTCGGCGGCCATGACGTCGTCATCCTCGACACCGCCGGCCGTACCCATATCGACGAGCCGCTGATGGTCGAGATGGCCGACATCCGAAAGGTGTCCGACCCGCACGAAATCCTGCTCGTCGCCGACTCGCTGACCGGTCAGGACGCGGTCAACCTTGCCAAGAATTTCGACGACCGCGTCGGCATCACCGGTCTGGTGCTGACCCGCATGGACGGCGACGGCCGCGGCGGTGCGGCACTTTCCATGCGCGCCGTCACCGGCAAGCCGATCAAGCTGATCGGCGTCGGCGAAAAGATGGATGCGCTGGAAGAGTTCTATCCCAAGCGTATCGCCGACCGCATCCTCGGCATGGGCGACATCGTTTCGCTGGTCGAGAAGGCCGCCGAAAACATCGACGCGGAAAAGGCCGCGGCGATGGCCAAGAAGATGCAGTCGGGCAAGTTCGACCTGAACGACCTCGCCGACCAGCTTGGCCAGATGCAGAAGATGGGTGGCATGGGGGGCATCATGGGAATGATGCCGGGCATGGGCAAGATGAAGGATCAGATGGCTGCCGCCGGCCTGGACGACAAGATGTTCGGGCGCCAGCTCGCCATCATCTCGTCGATGACCAAGGCCGAGCGCGCCAACCCCGACGTCCTCAAGCATTCGCGCAAGAAGCGCATTGCGGCCGGTTCGGGCACCGACGCCGCAGAGATCAACAAGCTGCTCAAGATGCATCGCCAGATGGCCGACATGATGAAGGCCATGGGCGGCAAGGGCAAAGGCGGCGGTCTCATGCGCGGCATGATGGGTGGTCTGGCCTCCAAGATGGGCCTCGGCGGGATGATGCCCGGCGGCGGCATGCCCGACCTGTCCAAGATGGACCCCAAGCAGCTCGAAGCGTTGCAGAAGCAGGCTGAAGCCGCCGGTCTCGGCGGCGGTCTCAAGGGCCTTCCCGGTGGCATGCCCGGTATGGGCGGCGGTTTCCCCGGCCTGCCCGGTGGCATGAAGCTTCCCGGTCTCGGTGGCGGCCTGCCCGGCCTTGGCAAGAAGAAGTGA
- a CDS encoding chorismate mutase, whose amino-acid sequence MTDITPQAQLQELRASIDNIDAALIHMLAERFRCTKAVGVLKATHGLPPADPAREATQIARLRRLADDAHLDPDFAEKFLNFIIREVIRHHEMLAAERNGGADRTTSA is encoded by the coding sequence ATGACCGACATCACCCCGCAGGCACAGCTTCAGGAACTGCGCGCTTCGATCGACAACATCGACGCAGCCTTGATCCACATGCTGGCCGAGCGTTTCCGCTGCACCAAGGCAGTCGGTGTGCTCAAGGCCACTCACGGCCTGCCGCCGGCCGATCCGGCGCGCGAGGCTACCCAGATCGCGCGCCTGCGCCGCTTGGCCGACGACGCGCATCTCGACCCCGATTTCGCGGAGAAGTTCCTTAACTTCATCATCCGTGAGGTGATCCGTCACCACGAAATGCTGGCCGCCGAGCGAAATGGCGGCGCAGACAGGACTACCTCCGCCTGA
- the rpsP gene encoding 30S ribosomal protein S16 — MSLKIRLARAGSKKRPYYHIVIADARSPRDGRFIEAIGAWNPLLPKDGDRVKLDADRAKHWLSNGATATDRVARFLDEAGIVKRDARSNPTKGEPGKKAQERLAALKKAQDDAAAAIAAAAAAPAEASAE; from the coding sequence ATGTCCCTTAAGATCCGCCTGGCCCGTGCCGGCTCGAAAAAGCGCCCCTACTACCACATCGTCATCGCCGACGCCCGCAGCCCGCGCGACGGCCGCTTCATTGAGGCAATCGGCGCCTGGAACCCGCTGCTGCCCAAGGACGGCGACCGCGTGAAGCTCGACGCCGACCGCGCCAAGCATTGGCTGTCGAACGGCGCCACGGCGACCGACCGCGTTGCCCGCTTCCTCGACGAGGCAGGCATCGTGAAGCGCGACGCCCGTTCGAACCCGACCAAGGGTGAGCCGGGCAAGAAGGCCCAGGAGCGTCTGGCTGCCCTGAAGAAGGCCCAGGACGACGCCGCTGCGGCTATCGCCGCTGCAGCTGCTGCCCCGGCCGAAGCGTCGGCCGAGTAA
- a CDS encoding putative bifunctional diguanylate cyclase/phosphodiesterase, with translation MLLAIQARDRAQLLPPEMQGEAVEHPTARCTADPDIDTEFDDVGLVLRRWQAACIDGALPPYEELALGSVGRFADEMAVVRLQPGTDSFILRAGPRFSSIAALSEPAAVLSVLPFAFQRAISSAIELARTAARPRLALCRSIVDGMVSTVEVLALPLSCRWSGEYFLVFARPRKNQIDLARLLINSTDEGILALSALESAGGEARDYQILSINNAAARLLGVSAEDMRFRLLSQANAACGLARLLDERGVARAHGVAAPSLELEYQLGGETVSLQVGVAETDGLLAVTLTDIREIRNRETLFRSLFDDNPVPMYVRQADGGAFLNVNTAALNLYGRGRGEFLALGIADLEPGVAGLPAPGERFVRHRTAAGSELDVIEYARNIQVGTAPATLSTIVDITERKRAEDRISFLAHHDPLTGVGNRTTFSKEIEEAVGAAVAGHQPFALLLLDLDDFKAVNDTLGHAAGDSLLVETAARIRKLLRRSDLVARLGGDEFAILLRGALSRADVETLAKRIIQAISEPHAYEGHKLSIGASLGAAIAPSDAREAGTLLKCADLALYRSKRDGKGAFHFFEPEMDAEMRDRRELELELRCADLDRELELHYQPIISVKTGALRGFEALVRWRNPKRGMVSPAEFIPLAEETGMIEAIGRWVLDEACRRAATWPDDLVIAVNASAVQFRQGQFAQTIGQAIARSRLDPSRLEIEITESVLLADTGANLAVLQQLKQIGVRIALDDFGTGYSSMSYLRCFPFSRLKIDRSFVRDIGSSRESMAIVRAIIGLGANLGIDTTAEGVETGAQLELLRRERCGEIQGFLFSPPVDGAGAADIIASYRGNKVQVLRATA, from the coding sequence ATGCTTTTGGCAATTCAAGCTAGGGACAGGGCGCAACTGCTCCCGCCGGAAATGCAGGGTGAGGCGGTGGAGCATCCGACTGCGAGGTGCACTGCCGACCCTGACATCGACACCGAGTTCGACGATGTCGGACTGGTCTTGCGGCGCTGGCAGGCAGCCTGCATCGACGGCGCCTTGCCGCCCTATGAAGAGCTGGCGCTCGGTAGCGTCGGCCGCTTTGCCGACGAGATGGCGGTGGTCCGGCTCCAGCCCGGCACGGACAGCTTCATCCTGCGTGCCGGCCCCCGGTTCAGCTCGATTGCAGCATTGAGCGAGCCCGCAGCGGTGCTGTCAGTGCTGCCATTCGCCTTCCAGCGGGCGATATCGAGCGCGATCGAACTTGCCCGCACTGCGGCACGTCCGCGGCTGGCGTTGTGCCGCTCGATCGTCGATGGCATGGTCTCCACCGTTGAGGTACTGGCGCTGCCGCTTTCATGCCGTTGGTCTGGCGAGTATTTTCTGGTCTTCGCACGGCCGCGCAAGAACCAGATCGACCTAGCCCGGTTGCTCATCAACTCGACTGACGAAGGCATCCTGGCGCTCAGCGCGCTCGAATCCGCCGGCGGCGAGGCGCGGGACTACCAGATCCTCAGCATCAACAATGCGGCGGCGCGCCTTCTCGGCGTTTCTGCCGAAGACATGCGTTTCAGGCTGCTGTCGCAGGCAAACGCCGCCTGTGGCCTGGCACGTCTGCTCGACGAACGCGGCGTTGCCCGCGCGCATGGCGTGGCTGCGCCGTCGCTCGAGCTGGAGTACCAGCTTGGCGGGGAAACCGTTTCGTTGCAGGTCGGGGTCGCCGAGACCGATGGCCTTCTGGCTGTGACCCTGACCGACATACGCGAGATCCGGAACCGGGAAACGCTGTTCCGTTCGCTGTTCGACGACAACCCGGTGCCGATGTATGTGCGGCAGGCCGATGGCGGCGCGTTCCTGAACGTCAACACCGCCGCGCTCAATCTCTATGGCCGTGGCCGCGGCGAGTTCCTGGCGCTTGGCATCGCCGATCTTGAGCCTGGTGTTGCCGGCTTGCCGGCGCCCGGCGAACGGTTCGTTCGCCACCGCACGGCGGCGGGCAGCGAACTCGATGTCATCGAATATGCCAGGAACATCCAGGTCGGCACCGCACCCGCGACGCTGTCGACAATCGTCGACATCACCGAGCGCAAGCGTGCCGAAGACCGTATTTCCTTCCTCGCCCACCACGATCCGCTGACCGGCGTCGGCAATCGCACCACCTTCTCGAAGGAGATCGAAGAGGCGGTGGGCGCGGCAGTTGCAGGCCACCAACCCTTCGCGCTGCTTCTCCTCGACCTCGACGACTTCAAGGCGGTCAACGACACACTCGGCCATGCCGCCGGCGATTCCCTGCTGGTCGAGACGGCTGCCCGCATCCGCAAGCTTCTGCGCCGCAGCGATCTCGTTGCCCGGCTCGGCGGCGACGAGTTCGCCATCCTGCTGCGCGGCGCGCTCAGCCGCGCCGATGTCGAAACGCTGGCCAAACGCATCATCCAGGCGATCAGCGAGCCGCACGCCTATGAGGGGCATAAGCTGTCGATTGGCGCCAGCCTCGGCGCCGCGATCGCGCCGTCCGATGCACGAGAAGCCGGTACGCTGCTCAAATGCGCCGATCTGGCGCTCTACCGCTCGAAGCGGGACGGCAAGGGCGCGTTCCACTTCTTTGAACCGGAGATGGACGCCGAGATGCGTGACCGCCGCGAGCTCGAACTGGAGCTTCGCTGCGCCGATCTCGATCGCGAACTCGAGCTGCACTACCAGCCGATCATCTCGGTGAAGACTGGTGCGCTGCGTGGCTTCGAAGCGCTTGTGCGTTGGCGCAATCCCAAGCGCGGCATGGTCTCGCCGGCGGAATTCATTCCACTCGCCGAAGAGACCGGCATGATCGAGGCGATCGGGCGTTGGGTGCTCGACGAGGCCTGCCGGCGTGCCGCCACCTGGCCGGACGACCTCGTCATCGCCGTCAACGCGTCGGCCGTGCAGTTCCGGCAGGGGCAATTCGCGCAGACCATCGGCCAGGCGATTGCGCGGTCGCGGCTCGACCCGTCGCGGCTGGAAATCGAGATCACCGAATCCGTTCTTCTGGCCGACACAGGCGCCAATCTCGCCGTCCTGCAGCAGCTCAAGCAGATCGGCGTGCGCATCGCGCTGGATGATTTCGGCACCGGATATTCATCGATGAGCTATCTCCGTTGCTTTCCATTCAGCCGGTTAAAGATCGACCGTTCCTTCGTCCGCGATATCGGCTCGAGCCGTGAATCGATGGCCATCGTGCGGGCCATCATCGGCCTTGGCGCCAATCTCGGCATCGACACGACGGCCGAAGGCGTCGAGACCGGCGCCCAGCTCGAACTGCTCAGGCGGGAGCGCTGCGGCGAGATCCAGGGATTCCTGTTCAGTCCGCCGGTCGACGGGGCGGGCGCGGCCGACATCATCGCGAGCTATCGTGGCAACAAGGTTCAGGTGCTTAGGGCGACTGCTTGA